CGCTCGGCCTCGGCGGCGATGACCTGCCGGTCGTCGCCGGTCACGACGACGGCGGCCTGGCAGCGGGGCTCGTCGGCCCAGGCGTAGCCGACCCACACGGCGGCGTCGACGACGCCCGTGGTGTGCTCGGCCACCGGCACCTCGGCGTAGATGCCGCGCGCGGGCTCGAGGCGGGTGCTCGTCTTCTCGCCGGGCAGCAGCACGGGCACCTGCAGCCAGGCCTTGTACGGGCGGCGCGCGAGCACGTCGGCGCCGACGGAGGAGCGCAGGCGGGTGAGCAGGTTGAACACGGCCCGCTCCTTGGTGTTCCACACGTCCTCATGGGGAGCCATGCGGTAGCAGGTGATGAGGTCGACCGCGTCGAGCAGCTCGCGCGAGACGTTGCCGTGCAGATCCATCGAGGTCGAGACGAGGGTGGCGTCGCCGAGTTCGGCACGCACCGCACGGGCCAGGTCGGCCTCGGCGTCGACCATGCCGACGACGCTCATCGCTCCGTGGATGTCGAAGAAGAAGCCGTCGAACGGGCCCTGGGCGCGGATGCCGGCGATGATCGCACGCTTCATCCGCTCGTAGGTCTCCGGTGCGACCGCGCCGCCCGGCAGCGACCGGCCGTGCGTCAGCGGCACCCATTCGGCCGCCGCACGCAGGTCCGATCCCTCGGAGAGGAACGGGTAGTAGGCCATGAGCGAGGCGCCCTCGCGCATGGTGAACGCCTCGTCGCCGCTCAGGTGCGGCGAGAACGTGCTCGACTCGATCGAGATGCCGGCGATGCCGATGCGGGGCCGAGCGAGGCCTCCGGGCTCCAGGCCGCCGAGCGGCCCCATCCAGATCTCGGATGCCTCCGGTGCGATGGTCTCTGCGTCGTTCACGTGCTGCTCCTCGGTGGTGTTCTGCATCGGTCTCGGCTCACGCCGTCATGGCGACGGGCGATGCCGGCGCTGCGGCATCCGCTTCGGTGTCGCCGACGATCGCCGCCGGATCGTCGGCGAGCGGCCAGGCGAGCGCCGCGGCCCCGAGCGCGACGGCGCGACCGCCGAGCAGCGCCGGATGCACCGTGAGGGCGATGCCCGAGACGGGTTCGTTCTGCGCGAGGGTTCTGGAGAGCGAGGGCTCCAGCACGTCCCATGCCTCTCGCACTCCCCCGCCCACGACGACCTCGACGACGTCGAGGAGGTTCGCGGCGGTGGCGATCGCGAGGCCCAGCGCGTGGCCTGCCGCGTCGAACACCGCCGTGGCGTCGGCGTCGCCGACCCGCGCGAGCTCGGCGATCTCGACCCCCCGCGTGCCGGCGGCGCCGACCCGCTCGGCGTACCGGGCCTCGATCGAGCGGCCGGAGGCGAGCGTCTCGAGGTGGCCGACCTGCCCGCAGGTGCACACCAGATCGCTGTAGCCGGGCGTGTGGCCGATCTCGCCGGCGGCGCCGTGCGGGCCGCTCAGGATGCGGCCGTCCATCGCGATCGCGCCGCCCACGCCGGTTCCGAGCGTGATGCCGATGGCGTGCTCCGATCCGGCGACGGAGCCCCAGCGGAGCTCGCCCATCAGGAACGCGTTCACGTCGTTCTCGGCCGAGACCGGCACGCCGAGCGCGTTCGACAGCTCGGGCCCGATGGCGTAGCCGACCCAGTCGGTGAACGACTCGGATGCCGCGCGCACCGTGCCGCTCGCCTGGTCGATGACGCCCGCGGCGCCGACGCCGGCGGCGACGGCGACGAGCCCCGAGCTCTGCTCGAGCGAGCGCACGAGCCCGGCAGCGGCGGCCGTCATCGCGGCACCGCCCTCTCGCGCCGGCGCCGGAACGACGCCTGCCGCGAGGACGTTGCCCGAACGGTCGCAGAGCACCGCCGAGATCTTGGTGCCGCCGATGTCGAGACCGGCGACCACGTGGAGCGAAGACATGGTGGTTCCTGATTCAGTGCGGAGTTCAGTGGAGCGGGACGAGCCGTCCGCCACTATCGGCCACCCAGTCCTGCCATCGCGATGCCCTTCACGAGGTGCTTCTGCAGCACGATCACGAGCACGGTGGTCGGCACCATGGAGATGATCGCCGCGGCCATCTGGAGGTCCCAGCGCGTGCCCTGGAGTCCCGAGAACGACGCGAGGCCGACGGGCAGGGTGCCGTGGGCGGCGTAGTCGACCGTGACGATGAGCGGCCAGAGGTAGCTGTTCCAGAAGGAGAGGAACGTGAAGACCGAGAGCACGGCGACGGCCGACTTCGCGAGCGGCAGGATGATCTGCAGGAATGAGCGGATGGGTCCTGCGCCGTCGACGCGCGCCGCCTCCTCGAGTTCGAACGGGATGCCGCGGAAGAACTGGCGCATGAGGAACGTGCCGAACGCGGTGAACGCGAAGGGCAGGATGAGCGACTGGTAGGTGTCGACCCATCCGAACCACTGCATCACCTGGAACATCGGGATGACGAGCACCTCCTGCGGCACCATGAGCGTGGCGAGGAAGATCACGAAGACGGCGTCGCGGCCCTTCCAGCGGAGGCGTCCGAACGCGTACCCGGCCGTCGTCGACACGGCGAGCACGACGAGCGTGCCGGTGATCGAGACGAAGAACGAGTTGCCGATGTAGGTGAGGAACGGGCCGTACGCGAAGACGTCGACGAAGTTCGACCAGCGCACCTCCGACCCGATGAGGGTCGGCGGCATCGAGAACATCTCGGAGTTGGGCTTCAGCGCCGAGAAGAAGGCGTAGACGATCGGCGAGACGAAGATCGCAGCGGCGACGTAGACGGCGATGTGCGCGAAGACGAGCCGCACGCGGCCGCGCTTCGTGAGCGGTTCGCGACCGCCCGATCGATCGTCGGGCTCTGCGGGGGCGTCCGTCTCGGCATCGAACACCGCGGTCGCGGCCGGGAGCGTGTCAATGCTCATAGTGCACCCACTTCTTCTGCGCGCGGAACTGCAGCGCGGTCAGGACGATGATGATGGCGAAGAGGATCCAGGCGGCCGCTGCGGCGAGGCCGAGCTCCTGGAACTTGAAGCCCTGGTTGTAGATGAACTGCACGAGCGGCTGGGTCGCGTTGCCCGGACCGCCGCCGGTGAGCAGCTGCGGCTGCACGAAGACCTGCAGCGCGGTGATCATGGTCATGATGCTCGCGAAGAACAGCGACGGCGAGATCATCGGCAGCGTCACGCTCCAGAGCATCCGGAAACCGCGGGCGCCGTCGATGCGCGCCGCCTCGACGACGGACTCGGGCAGCTGCTCGAGCGCTGCCGAGAAGATCAGCATGTTGTAGCCGAGCCCCTGCCAGACCGACATCATGACGACCATGATCATGGCCCACTGCGGGTCGGCGAGGAAGTTCGGCAGCTCGACCCCGAACCAGGTCTGGGAGAGGCCGTTGAAGAGGCCCTGCGGCTGCAGCATCATCTTCCACACGAGCACGTTCGCGACCATGGGGGTCACGACGGGGATGAAGAAGAGCACGCGCAGCATGCCGCGACCGCGGATGCGGGCGCTCAGCGAGATCGCGAGCAGCAGCGACAGCCCGACGCTGATCGGCACGTAGAGCAGGGCGAAGACGAAGGTGTTGCGCAGCGCCGGCCAGAAGTCGGGGCTCTGCGTGAAGAGCTTGACGTAGTTGTCGAGCCCGACGAACGTCTTCTCGCCGAAGGTGGGCCAGTTGAAGAAGCCCATGACGATGGACAGGACGACGGGGACGACCGTGAACAGGGCGAGCCCCGCCAGGGCTGGGCTGACGAAGCCCAGCGCCTGACGGGATTCAGCTCTGGCGAGCGTCCCTCGACGAGGTATCTGCTTGGTGTTCGACATCTCGAGAGGGTCCTTGCCGGTGGTGCTTATTCGCCGAACTGCTGCTGAGCGGACTCGAGCACGTTCGACATTGATTCCTGGCCGTTGTAGACGCTCACCAGCTGCGGCTGGATGTACGTGCCGACCTTCGACCAGTTGTCGCTGACGTTCTGGCCTTCGACCTGCTCGAACGCCTTGGTGAAGACGGCCTCGACCTGGTCGCGGTACTGCTCGTCGATCGACTCGAAGTACAGCGGCTGCGACGACACGCGCGCCGGGTAGCTGCGACCCGACGAGGCGATGTAGTCCTGCGAGTCGGCGCTGAGGAGCGAACCGAGCACCTTGAGGGCGTCTTCCTTGTTCTCGCAGTCCTTCGCGATGCCGTAGCCCGAGCCGAGGATGAGGCCGAGCGAGCCGTTCTCACCCGTGGGCAGCGTGGTCATGCCCGCGGCGAACCCGGAATCGTTGTTCAGGTAGCCGACCGCGTTCCAGGTGCCGTCGACGGCCATCGCCGCGTTGCCGCCCGTGTACTGGTTCTCACCCCAACCGGTGTCGGAGGCCGAGGCGACCGGTGCCGCGACCTTCTGGTCGGTGACGAGGCCCGAGTACCAAGTGGCCGCGTCGACGAAGTCGGGGTTCGTGAGGTCGAGCGTGCCGTCGGCCTCGACGGGCTGCGTGCCCGACTTGGCGATCGGCAGCGCCTGCCACTGGAAGTCGCCCATGCCCACGGCGAAGCCGTACTTGCCATCGGTGGTGGCTGCCTTCGCGGTCGCCTCGAAGTCGTCGAAGGTCCAGCCCGCCTCGGGAGCGGCGACGCCGGCGGCATCGAGCATGTCCTGGTTGTAGTAGACGAGCATCGTCGAGATGTCGAACGGCAGGCCGTACATGGTGCCCTTGTTCGAGAGGATCTCCTCGCTGCCGGCCGCGAAGTCGGCCGGGTCGAGCCCAGCGGTCTTCAGGTCCGCCTCGGTGAGCTCGGCGAACCCGGCGGTGTAGCTCGAGAGCATGCCCGAGTTCATTCCGGTGACGCAGGCCATGTTGCCCGAGGCCATGTTGGTGGTGAGCTTCGTGAAGAAGTCACCCCACGGCGCCGTGCGCAGTTCGATCTTCAGGTCGGGGTTCTGCTCCTGCGCGATCGCGAGCTGTGCGTTCAGGGCGTCGGTGTCGTCCTGGCTGCCCGCCCACATGTCGATCACGATGGTGTCCGACGACGCCTCGGCGCCGCCCGTGCTGCAACCCGTCATCACGAGTGCGGCGGCGGTCGCGACCGCCATCGCGCCGACGTGGATCTTCTTCATTGAATGTCGCCTCCTCAGGCATCAGGACACATGAGTTGGCCAAGTTTTTTCGACCGTCGAATGAACTTTGTCAACTTTGTGCGTAAAGTCATCATGCCAGACGAGGCAAGCTTCGCCAACTTTCGTCGGATGTCTGGCGCAGATCCTTGAATTTCGGCGGGTTGATCGCCCAAAAGACTCGACGATCGTACTAATCTCAACTTACTTCGACCTCGAAAGAAGCTGCATGTCACAGCCGACACCGCCGACGCACCCGACGTCGCCACCACAGCACGCCCGCCAGATCGTCGAGCTCATCGCCCGGGGCGAGGCGAGTTCGCGCAGCGACCTCTCGCGCATCCTGGGACTGGCGCCCTCGACGGTCTCGCTCCGCGTGGCCGAACTCACCGAGCTCGGCGTGCTGCACGAAGAGGGCGTCGGCATCTCCAGCGGCGGCCGTCGCCCCCGCATCCTCCGACTCCGCGGCGATCGCGGCAGCATCCTCGTCGCCGACCTCGGCGGCGGCCATGCACGCATCGGCCGCGTCGACCTCAGCGGCGCACTGCTGGCCACCGCCACGATCCCCGTCGACGTGGGCGACGGCCCCGAGGCGACCCTCACGGCGATCGCCGCCGCGATGCGCGCACTCGCGACCGAGGTCGACCCGGAGTTCCGCGGCATCCGTGGCGTCGGCGTCGCGCTGCCGGGCCCCGTCGACGTCGGCACCGGCATCGTCGATCAGCCGTCGCGGATGCCCGGCTGGCCCGGCTTCCAGGTGCGCGACTGGCTGAGCCGCGAATTCGGCGTGCCCGCCGCCGTCGACAACGACGCCAACCTCATGGCGCTCGGCGAGCACCGTGCACAGTTCGGCGCGACCCGGCACAGCGTCACGGTCAAGGCCGGCACCGCCATCGGCAGCGGCATCGTCGTCGACGGCGTGCTGCACCGCGGCGCGACCTGGGCCGCCGGCGACGTCACGCACACCCGCATCGACGCCGCCGACGAGCGGCCGTGCTCGTGCGGCAACACCGGTTGCCTCGAGACCGTGGCGAGCGGTGCGAGCCTCGTGCGGCAGATGAACGAACGCGGCATCGCGGTGCGCACGACCGCCGACGTGCTCGCCCTCGCCCGCGACGCCGACCCGGTCGCCACGACGCTCGTGCGCACGGCCGGCACCTATCTCGGCCAGGTGCTCTCCACGGTCGTGAACTTCTTCAACCCCGACGCGCTCTTCCTCACCGGCAGCATGTCGTCGAGCGAACCCTTCATCGCCGCCGTGCGGAGCCGCATCTACGAGGGCTGCCACCCGCTCGTGACCCAGCGCCTGCGCATCGAGGCGGCGTCGACCGGCCCGAACGCAGGTCTCCTCGGCGCCGCCCGACTGGTGCTCGACGAGCTGACCTTCAGCTCCGACGAAGCGACGCCTGCGGCGCGCTGACCCGGGTTCAGGCCAGCGTCAGCTCGATCACCGGCACCGCGACATCCGGCTGCCTGACCGGCAGCGACACCGTGAGGGTGCCCGCCTCCTCCCCCGCCGGGCGCATCACGTTCGCCACCTGGTCGGGGTCGGTCTCGCTCGTGCGGAGCCACGATCCGTCGTGCAGGAAGCGCGCGTACGAGACCCTCCCGGCGAGGCCGGGCAGGTGCACGTACCCGAGCGGCCAGCTGAACAGGTGCAGGTAGAGGCGGTCGCCGCGGAGCGTGTAGACGCCCTCTCGCGGGGGCGCATACGGCGCGTGGCCGGCGCCGACGATCGCGTCGCGGTGCAGGTCCATCCAGTCGCCGATCTCGCCGAGGAGGCTCCGGTCGACGGGAGGGATCGCGCCGCGCCCGTCGGGCCCGACGTTCAGCAGCATGTTGCCGTCCATCGAGACCGAGTCCGCGAGCATGCGGATGAGCAGCGGCGCGCTCTTGAAGTCGATGTTGTCGCGGTGGTACCCCCACGAGCCGTTCGTGGTCTGGCACGCCTCCCACACGACGGGCTCGCCGTCATGCACGAGCGGCCTGGTCGGCTGGTACTGCTCGGGCGTCACGAAGTCGCCCGGCACGCCGAGCCGGTCGTTGACGAGCATGTCGGGCTGGAGCTCACGGCACAGTGCGAGCAGGCCCTCCGCATCCCAGTCCTCGGGACCCTTGCCGGCCCACCCCTCCTTCGTCTCGGGGTAGGTGAAGTCGAAGAAGAGGTAGTCGATCGTGCCGTAGCGGGTGAGGAGCTCGCGCACCTGCCCGTGCAGGTACGCCCGGTAGCGCTCCATCGAGCGGCCGTCGTTCAGTGCGTGCGCCTCGGGGTCGTCGCGTCGCGGATGGTTCCAGTCGACGGTGAAGTCGGGGTGATGCCAGTCGATGAGCGAGTAGTACAGGCCGACCTTGAGGCCCGCGGTGCGCGTCGCCTCGACGTACTCGGCCACGAGGTCGCGGTCGCAGACCGCGCGGGTCGTGAAGTCGGTGAGGTCGGAATCCCACAGGCAGAAGCCGTCGTGGTGCTTCGTCGTGAGCACGCTGTAGCCCATGCCGGTCCCGACGGCCGTGGCCGCGATCGCCGTGGCATCGAAGCGGTCGGGTTCGAAGTGCTCCACGTAGGGCAGGTACTCCGCGTCGGTCAGCCGCTCGTAGGTCTGCACCCACTCATGGCGGGCGGCGCCGCTGTAGGCACCGAAGTGCACGAAGAGCCCGAATCGGGCGGTGTCGAACCAGTCCTGTCGCATGTCGTCCTTCTCATCACGGCGGTCGCATCCATCCTGACACACAGACATCGGATGTCTCGCCGCCTCCCTCCTCCAGGCACTCGCCCACCCGTCGATGACGCCACGATGACGATTCCGCGTCGATCCGCCACCCCTCGACCCGGTTCCAATATGCTCATCGCGGCACTCAACCCCCTCGGAAGGACGAACGTGGCAGAGCAGGGCAAGAAGAAGGTCGTACGAGTCGAATCCACTGCGCCGGCAGACAAGGGCGGCGGCACTGCCGTCGCCGATGCCTCCGCCGCCCCGACGTGGACGCCGACCCCCGAGGCGAAGAGGCAGGCCGTGACGTTCCGTCTCATCGCCGGCGGCCTCTGGCTGCTCGCCATCGCCGGCGAGGTGTTCACGATCTTCTGGGTGCTGCGCCAGGTGCCCGTGAACATGGTGCTGCTCATCATCCTGATCGTCGTGATCGGTGCGCTCGCCATCGGCGGCTCGCTGCTCTGGAAGCAGGCGAACCGCCTCGACCCCGCGTCGAAGGAGGACAAGGTCCGCTTCTTCGTGCAGAACCAGCTCGGCGCGATCATCGCGGTCATCGCATTCCTGCCGCTGATCATCCTGATCTTCACGAACAAGGACATGGACGGCAAGCAGAAGGCGCTCGCCGGCATCATCGCGATCGTCATCGGCGGCGGAGCGCTCGCCCTCGGCATCGACTACGCGCCGCCGTCGGTCGAGCAGTACACCTCGGAGTCGAACGTCATCGTCCAGCTCACGGGCGAGGATGTCGTGTACTGGACGAAGTCGGGCTCGGTCTTCCACGTCTGCTCCGAGGTGCCCGACGTGAACAAGGAGTCGAAGGACGGCCAGATCTACGAGGGCACCGTCGCCGCCGCCCACACGGCAGGCAAGGACCGTCTGACGAAGCGCTGGGAAAGCGAGGCCGTCAACTACTGCGGCTACACGCAGGAGCAGGTCGACGCCGTCAAGGCCGACGTCGACGCCCCCGCGAACGAGGAATCCGTCGAGGCGCCCGAGGAGACCCCGGCCGCGGAGTAGCCCGACGCCGAGGCACGTGACGAAGGCCCGCCCGGATCACCGGGCGGGCCTTCGTCGCGCTCGCGGTCAGAACACCGGAACTCCGTTGCGGACGAGCCGCCAGTTCTCGACGTGGAACACTGCCGGGTCGATCACGCCGGCCGCCGAGGCGTAGGAGACGATCGCCTCGCGGATCGCGACCTGCGCGTTGTAGACGACGGGCGCCGCGGCGATGTGCGGGAACCCGCCGCCGCCCGACTGCCGGTAGTTGTTCACCGCCACCAGGAACTGCTGGTCGGGCGCGACGGGAGCGTTCCCGTACGTCATTCCGACGATGCGCGACCCATACGGCTGCGAGATGTCGACCGAGTAGTCGATGCCCGAGAACTGGTCGTAGTTGTAGTCGGGCGTGCTGCCGGCGTTCGTCCACGACGCCGGCGCGACGGGGGCGTCGGCGGCCACCTGGATGAAGTACTTCGCCGAGTACTCGAGGTAGTCCTTGATCTGCGCACCGGTGAGGACCGACGCCATCAACGTGTTGTCGTAGATGTACAGCCCGGCGACGTCCTTGATCGTGACCGGCCCCTGCGGGAAGCTCGCCGCCCGGTTGAACGGCGCGGCGATCGAGACGATCGGCAGGGCCGCCTCGGGCGTGCCCGCGACCGCCGCGGCGACCGTCGCCGTCTGCACCTCGTTGACGTAGTCGAGGATCGCCGTGTCCTTCCAGCACGCCTCGGCGGCCGACATCGACTCGGTCGAGTTCGCGACCGGCGTGTTCATGTACGTGACGACGGCGTCGTGCTGGTCGCGCACGAGCGCCACGAACGCCGGATCGTCGACGACGGTGTTCGTGTTGAGGGTCGTCGCGGAGTGCGCGACGACCCCCCACTTGCCGCGCACGAACTCGAGGTCGAGGTCGAAGACGCTGAGGCGCTGACCCCAGTTCTTCGGCTCGCTCATGATGACCTCGGCGCCCGTCGCGGTGTTCGTGACGAGGCGCTGCGGGATCTCCTGGTGCGCGTGCCCGAAGAGGATCGCGTCGATGCCCGGCACCTGTTCGGCGACCAGCTTCGCCGCGTTCTCGACGGGCAGGTCTCCCCCGTACGATGACGTTCCGCTCTCGCCAGAATGGGCGCTCACGACGATGATGTGCGCACCCTCGGCGCGCATCACCGGCACCCAGCGCGCGGCGGTCTCGACGAGGTCGAGCACCTCGACCCTGCCCGAGACGTTCGCCTTGTCCCAGATGACGACACCCGGGTTCGTCAGGCCGAGCACGCCGACACGCACCGGCGGGAGCCCCTTCGCCGCCTTCATCGTCGTGATCGTGTACGGACGGAAGCGGGGAACCTTCGTGCCCGCGTGCACGGCGTTCGCGGCGAGCACGGGGGCGTCCATCTGCGAGATCCAGTTGTCGAGGAAGTCGAGGCCGTAGTTGAACTCGTGGTTGCCGAGTGCGACGGCGTCGTACTCGAGTGCGTTCATCTGCGCGGCCACCGGGTGGATCGCGCCCGTCTCGGTGACCGGCTCGACCGTGGCGTAGTAGAAGCCGAGCGGGGTGCCCTGGATGGTGTCGCCCGCGTCGAACAGCAGCGTGCGCTCCCGGCCGCGATCGGCGCGGATCTGCTTCACGACACTCGCGACACGAGCCAGGCCGACGGCGTTGCTGGGAACTCCGGGCCGCCCGTCGTTGAAGGCGGCGTCCTTGTAGTAGTCCCAGTTGACGACGTTCGCGTGCAGGTCGGAGGTGCCCATGATCGTGATCGTCACGGCCTTGGCGCCCGGCGCGGCATTGGCGGCCTGGGCCGCCCCCGGCCAGCCGGCGGCGGCGAGCGCTCCGGCGGCCGACATGCCGACGAGGACGTTGCGTCGACTGAGGCCGGAACGCTCGGGTGCGGCGTCGTCGTCGGGTACGGCGCACGAGCACCAGCGGGGGGTGGGTTCGGGGTGGTGATGGGAGAGTTCGCTCATGGCACCACATGCGACCACACCCGGTGCCTCCATGACAAGCGTTTTGCCACAACGCGCGCTGCTCATTCGCGCACGCCGCGAGAACGGCCCGCTCCGGAGCATCCGGAGCGGGCCGTTCAGTGCTGCGATGCAGCCGATCTGTTCGCTGCGCTCGGGCGCGCGACCTCGCCGTCGGCTAGCGCGCGACCTCGCCGTCGACGTAGTCGTCGTCGTTCGAGGCGTTCCAGGCGAAGAGCTTGCGGAGCTCGCGGCCGGTGGCCTCGATCGGGTGCGCCTCGCCCTTGGCACGGAGCTCGAGGAACTCCTTCTGGCCGTTGTCCTGGTCGTCGATGAAGCGCTGCGCGAACGCGCCCGACTGGATGTCGGCGAGCACGGCCTGCATGTTCTCCTTGACGTGCGGGTCGATGACGCGCGGGCCCGAGACGTAGTCGCCGTACTCGGCCGTGTCGGAGACCGACCAGCGCTGCTTGGCGATGCCGCCCTCCCACATGAGGTCGACGATGAGCTTCAGCTCGTGGAGCACCTCGAAGTAGGCGACCTGCGGCTGGTAGCCGGCCTCGGTGAGGGTCTCGAAGCCGTACTGCACGAGCTGCGAAACACCGCCGCAGAGCACGGCCTGCTCGCCGAACAGGTCGGTCTCGGTCTCCTCGGTGAAGGTCGTCTTGATGCCGCCGGCGCGCAGGCCGCCGATCGCCTTGGCGTACGAGAGGGTGAGCGGCCAGGCGTTGCCCGATGCGTCCTTCTCGAC
The sequence above is a segment of the Agromyces hippuratus genome. Coding sequences within it:
- a CDS encoding M81 family metallopeptidase, with protein sequence MGPLGGLEPGGLARPRIGIAGISIESSTFSPHLSGDEAFTMREGASLMAYYPFLSEGSDLRAAAEWVPLTHGRSLPGGAVAPETYERMKRAIIAGIRAQGPFDGFFFDIHGAMSVVGMVDAEADLARAVRAELGDATLVSTSMDLHGNVSRELLDAVDLITCYRMAPHEDVWNTKERAVFNLLTRLRSSVGADVLARRPYKAWLQVPVLLPGEKTSTRLEPARGIYAEVPVAEHTTGVVDAAVWVGYAWADEPRCQAAVVVTGDDRQVIAAEAERLARAYWDARDDFEFVADALPLAESIDAALAATDERPYLISDSGDNPTAGGAGDVSWTLGQLLDRPEFADGGLTVIHASIFDPAAVEAARKAGVGGEIAVLVGGRVDDGPSGPVPIAGTVFSITDGDPDAGTQVVIKAGGVHAIITERRKPFHHLADFTMLGLDPHAADIVIVKIGYLEPELYDLAQGWKLALTPGGVDQDLLRLGHRQLAPGVFPFETDAAEPALVALVTRRTTR
- a CDS encoding ROK family protein codes for the protein MSSLHVVAGLDIGGTKISAVLCDRSGNVLAAGVVPAPAREGGAAMTAAAAGLVRSLEQSSGLVAVAAGVGAAGVIDQASGTVRAASESFTDWVGYAIGPELSNALGVPVSAENDVNAFLMGELRWGSVAGSEHAIGITLGTGVGGAIAMDGRILSGPHGAAGEIGHTPGYSDLVCTCGQVGHLETLASGRSIEARYAERVGAAGTRGVEIAELARVGDADATAVFDAAGHALGLAIATAANLLDVVEVVVGGGVREAWDVLEPSLSRTLAQNEPVSGIALTVHPALLGGRAVALGAAALAWPLADDPAAIVGDTEADAAAPASPVAMTA
- a CDS encoding carbohydrate ABC transporter permease, producing the protein MSIDTLPAATAVFDAETDAPAEPDDRSGGREPLTKRGRVRLVFAHIAVYVAAAIFVSPIVYAFFSALKPNSEMFSMPPTLIGSEVRWSNFVDVFAYGPFLTYIGNSFFVSITGTLVVLAVSTTAGYAFGRLRWKGRDAVFVIFLATLMVPQEVLVIPMFQVMQWFGWVDTYQSLILPFAFTAFGTFLMRQFFRGIPFELEEAARVDGAGPIRSFLQIILPLAKSAVAVLSVFTFLSFWNSYLWPLIVTVDYAAHGTLPVGLASFSGLQGTRWDLQMAAAIISMVPTTVLVIVLQKHLVKGIAMAGLGGR
- a CDS encoding carbohydrate ABC transporter permease; protein product: MSNTKQIPRRGTLARAESRQALGFVSPALAGLALFTVVPVVLSIVMGFFNWPTFGEKTFVGLDNYVKLFTQSPDFWPALRNTFVFALLYVPISVGLSLLLAISLSARIRGRGMLRVLFFIPVVTPMVANVLVWKMMLQPQGLFNGLSQTWFGVELPNFLADPQWAMIMVVMMSVWQGLGYNMLIFSAALEQLPESVVEAARIDGARGFRMLWSVTLPMISPSLFFASIMTMITALQVFVQPQLLTGGGPGNATQPLVQFIYNQGFKFQELGLAAAAAWILFAIIIVLTALQFRAQKKWVHYEH
- a CDS encoding ABC transporter substrate-binding protein; amino-acid sequence: MKKIHVGAMAVATAAALVMTGCSTGGAEASSDTIVIDMWAGSQDDTDALNAQLAIAQEQNPDLKIELRTAPWGDFFTKLTTNMASGNMACVTGMNSGMLSSYTAGFAELTEADLKTAGLDPADFAAGSEEILSNKGTMYGLPFDISTMLVYYNQDMLDAAGVAAPEAGWTFDDFEATAKAATTDGKYGFAVGMGDFQWQALPIAKSGTQPVEADGTLDLTNPDFVDAATWYSGLVTDQKVAAPVASASDTGWGENQYTGGNAAMAVDGTWNAVGYLNNDSGFAAGMTTLPTGENGSLGLILGSGYGIAKDCENKEDALKVLGSLLSADSQDYIASSGRSYPARVSSQPLYFESIDEQYRDQVEAVFTKAFEQVEGQNVSDNWSKVGTYIQPQLVSVYNGQESMSNVLESAQQQFGE
- a CDS encoding ROK family transcriptional regulator, with translation MSQPTPPTHPTSPPQHARQIVELIARGEASSRSDLSRILGLAPSTVSLRVAELTELGVLHEEGVGISSGGRRPRILRLRGDRGSILVADLGGGHARIGRVDLSGALLATATIPVDVGDGPEATLTAIAAAMRALATEVDPEFRGIRGVGVALPGPVDVGTGIVDQPSRMPGWPGFQVRDWLSREFGVPAAVDNDANLMALGEHRAQFGATRHSVTVKAGTAIGSGIVVDGVLHRGATWAAGDVTHTRIDAADERPCSCGNTGCLETVASGASLVRQMNERGIAVRTTADVLALARDADPVATTLVRTAGTYLGQVLSTVVNFFNPDALFLTGSMSSSEPFIAAVRSRIYEGCHPLVTQRLRIEAASTGPNAGLLGAARLVLDELTFSSDEATPAAR
- a CDS encoding alpha-L-fucosidase, which produces MRQDWFDTARFGLFVHFGAYSGAARHEWVQTYERLTDAEYLPYVEHFEPDRFDATAIAATAVGTGMGYSVLTTKHHDGFCLWDSDLTDFTTRAVCDRDLVAEYVEATRTAGLKVGLYYSLIDWHHPDFTVDWNHPRRDDPEAHALNDGRSMERYRAYLHGQVRELLTRYGTIDYLFFDFTYPETKEGWAGKGPEDWDAEGLLALCRELQPDMLVNDRLGVPGDFVTPEQYQPTRPLVHDGEPVVWEACQTTNGSWGYHRDNIDFKSAPLLIRMLADSVSMDGNMLLNVGPDGRGAIPPVDRSLLGEIGDWMDLHRDAIVGAGHAPYAPPREGVYTLRGDRLYLHLFSWPLGYVHLPGLAGRVSYARFLHDGSWLRTSETDPDQVANVMRPAGEEAGTLTVSLPVRQPDVAVPVIELTLA
- a CDS encoding bifunctional metallophosphatase/5'-nucleotidase; the encoded protein is MSELSHHHPEPTPRWCSCAVPDDDAAPERSGLSRRNVLVGMSAAGALAAAGWPGAAQAANAAPGAKAVTITIMGTSDLHANVVNWDYYKDAAFNDGRPGVPSNAVGLARVASVVKQIRADRGRERTLLFDAGDTIQGTPLGFYYATVEPVTETGAIHPVAAQMNALEYDAVALGNHEFNYGLDFLDNWISQMDAPVLAANAVHAGTKVPRFRPYTITTMKAAKGLPPVRVGVLGLTNPGVVIWDKANVSGRVEVLDLVETAARWVPVMRAEGAHIIVVSAHSGESGTSSYGGDLPVENAAKLVAEQVPGIDAILFGHAHQEIPQRLVTNTATGAEVIMSEPKNWGQRLSVFDLDLEFVRGKWGVVAHSATTLNTNTVVDDPAFVALVRDQHDAVVTYMNTPVANSTESMSAAEACWKDTAILDYVNEVQTATVAAAVAGTPEAALPIVSIAAPFNRAASFPQGPVTIKDVAGLYIYDNTLMASVLTGAQIKDYLEYSAKYFIQVAADAPVAPASWTNAGSTPDYNYDQFSGIDYSVDISQPYGSRIVGMTYGNAPVAPDQQFLVAVNNYRQSGGGGFPHIAAAPVVYNAQVAIREAIVSYASAAGVIDPAVFHVENWRLVRNGVPVF
- the ilvC gene encoding ketol-acid reductoisomerase, with the protein product MAEIYYDKDADLALIQGKKVAVIGYGSQGHAHAQNLRDSGVEVVIGLKEGSKSKPKAEEAGFEVKSVADAAAWADVIVILAPDQYQRHIYAESIKDNLAAGKTLVFGHGFNIRFGYIEAPEGVDVVMVAPKGPGHTVRREYEAGRGVPVIVAVEKDASGNAWPLTLSYAKAIGGLRAGGIKTTFTEETETDLFGEQAVLCGGVSQLVQYGFETLTEAGYQPQVAYFEVLHELKLIVDLMWEGGIAKQRWSVSDTAEYGDYVSGPRVIDPHVKENMQAVLADIQSGAFAQRFIDDQDNGQKEFLELRAKGEAHPIEATGRELRKLFAWNASNDDDYVDGEVAR